CTCTGCTGAATGCCCTCTACCTCACCGCAGCAGCGCTTGGTGTTCAGGTTATCTATGAAGCAAAGGTCACTGACCTCAATATCACAGAGGGTGTATTTCATTCAGCACAAGTACAAAAAGAAGGTGAGGTATTCCCAATTACCGCAGCAAGCTTCGTCGCCGCCGCGGGAGGATTTGAAGCCAACATCGAGTGGCTCAGTGAATATTGGGGAGAAGCCGCGCAGAATTTTCTTATCCGTGGCACCCCGTACAATCGCGGTGAGGTTTTGCGCCTCTTATTGAACAAACAGGTGCAAGCGATTGGCGACCCGAAGCAGTGTCATGCGGTCGCGATCGACGGACGCGCCCCGAAGTTCGATGGTGGTATCGTCACCCGGCTCGATTGTGTTCCCTTTGGTATTGTCGTCAACAAACACGCTGAACGGTTCTATGACGAAGGGGAAGACTTCTGGCCTAAACGGTATGCCATCTGGGGACGGCTCGTCGCCATGCAACCCGAGCAAGTTGCCTACGCCATCATCGATGCTCGATCTGTCGACCTTTTTATGCCTTCGGTGTATCCACCCGAGCAAGCCAACACTATCGAAGAACTGGCCAAGAAATTTACCCTTGATCCCCAACGCCTACGAACAACAGTGGAGGCGTTCAATGCGGCTTGTCGACCAGGAACATTCGATCATACCGTTCATGATGAGTGCCACACCGAAGGTGCGACACCGCCTAAATCGCATTGGGCACGTCCTATCATCACGCCTCCATTTTACGGGTACCCGTTACGCCCTGGCATTACCTTTACCTATCTCGGTGTGAAGATCGATGCCGAGGCACGTATCATCATGCACGATAACAAACCTTCACCAAA
This window of the Deltaproteobacteria bacterium genome carries:
- the tcuA gene encoding FAD-dependent tricarballylate dehydrogenase TcuA, with amino-acid sequence MTDSDIFNQPYDILIAGGGNAALCAAITAARAGASVLVVEAAPKAMRGGNSRHTRNMRVAHDAGNDILTGPYPVDEYWDDLLRVTGGQTDEQLARLTLDRSKELWDWHQQQGVRFQPSLSGTLSLGRTNAFFLGGGKALLNALYLTAAALGVQVIYEAKVTDLNITEGVFHSAQVQKEGEVFPITAASFVAAAGGFEANIEWLSEYWGEAAQNFLIRGTPYNRGEVLRLLLNKQVQAIGDPKQCHAVAIDGRAPKFDGGIVTRLDCVPFGIVVNKHAERFYDEGEDFWPKRYAIWGRLVAMQPEQVAYAIIDARSVDLFMPSVYPPEQANTIEELAKKFTLDPQRLRTTVEAFNAACRPGTFDHTVHDECHTEGATPPKSHWARPIITPPFYGYPLRPGITFTYLGVKIDAEARIIMHDNKPSPNMFAAGEIMAGNVLGKGYLAGIGMTIGSIFGRIAGQGAAQAKHRPE